Genomic segment of Pseudomonadota bacterium:
GCCGATGCAGTCGGCGGCGTAATCCTCCTTCGGGTGGAGAAAATAGTTTTTGTATCCTTTTGCAGGTTCGTCACCAACTGCATCGGACCTGATGATATGGAGAGCAGCTGCCTGTTTGCCGTTGGCGGAGAGGATGATAACGTTCGGCCCAATACTCAATTGCACTTCTTGACTGAAATATCCGTCCGCAGAATTTAGTTTCTGTGCGTCTTCTCCTCTCCCGCCTTGCCTGAAGACACGCACCCCCCTTTGACCTTTATGGGGGTCGCTACCGATCACTCTGATCGACGAAAGACTGGTGATGATTTTGTCTGGAGGATAAATAAATGAGGATTCAACTGCCCAGGCAAAAGTCCACCGAAAAATCTGGCAAAGAATAACCACCCCGAAAATCACTCTGTTTTTCTGCCCAAGCATACATATCCTGTATGGTTTCGTTCACGACCGGTGACCCGTTCAGTCTATCACTCAACAAAGAGTGATTAGATAAAGAACAAATGAGCGATGTGAGCTGGCGGAACTTTCAGGCCGTCATGCTACTTCGGGCCAACCAGGTCAGTTAGGCAGAGGAACAGTGCCGCCGGTATTCCCATTACCAGGTACAGACGGAACCGCAAACGTGCCGGAAGAACCCACAAAGACAGTATCAGGCCAAGGAGGATGGCAGTCATTTTCCGTCCCCCCTTTGTTAGCCTCATCTCCTGGGCCAGCCCCTCCATCCCAAGCATCCAGAACAGTGAAAAAGAAACCGATTTCTGTTCTACCTGGATGATCCGCCGCAACGCCATTAGCACAGTTATCGCCAGCCCTGAAAGCAGGCGCAGTCCATGTCGGCGGCTTCGCATGTAATGTCGTGACTATCGGAGCATTATCAGTCGTATCATTATCATGACAACTGAAGCACATGCCGTAGTTATCAATGGTCCCAGGTAAGTTATGGACTTGTGTTGCCGTGACGGTCGAGTAGTCCGCACCGGAAACTGCCGGAGTAAGGCGATTAACTGGGCTCCCATGACAGTCCAGGCAGTGCAGGCTTGTTGGAGGTGTTGCGCCATTATTCCATGCTGCTCCGACACCTCGAGGATCAGCATGACAGTATGTGCAATTGTTGTTAACGGTATAAGATATGCTGCCCCCGTTCGTGTGGTGAATTCCATCCGCCGGATAAGTTGCTGCTGGATGACAACTCAAGCAGGTGCTTGCAGTCGTCTTTCCCACAGCCGTTCCATCTGTTCCTGCCTTTAATGTCCCTCCTCCACTTGCCGAAACATGACAGAGGCTGCAGGTATTGTTATGGACATCGGCGACAATGCTTGTCCCGGCATGGCAATTGGCGCATGTTCCCGCCCAGCTGAAATGTGTGTCCATGTGGAATGGCCCGGGGCCGTTCGCGTGACAGCTGGTGGCTGATCCATTTGCGTTGGTGAAGCTTGCACCGAAACAGCTCGGTGCCCCGCCCAATGGGCCGGCCCCGGCCCCATCTACCTTGTGGCAGAGAGCGCAGCTGTTGTTGATCACCGCCTGCACCACTCCGTTATTCCGGTGGCTTGACGCATATCCCCCGACATCGTTTCCGCCCTGCCAGTTGGTCGGATGGGCCATCGCGTCCGGGTGACATGATGAAGAAGAGCAGTTGGCGGAAATACCGCTGGGGTCGCCCAGAATCCCGGTCACAAACCCGCCGTCAAAGGTGTTTTCGGGGCGGCCATGGCAGTTACGGCAGTACACCATGTCCGCTTTCGCGGCCAGTCCGTGATTGCCCGGGGTTGTTGTCGGATCATAATTGCCATGCGGCGCATCGGGTTGCCCCGCATTGTTGCCGGTGGTGTGACAACCGCTCAGGCAGCTTGGACCTCTGGAAGCTCCACCTATGGAACCGCCGTCAAGATCAGTCCCATGGCAGTAAGCATTGGCGCATTTTGTCCAGCTGGCGATGGTCGCGAAGGTCTGGTGATCGTTCACGGTATTGGTCCAGCTTGCGGTATGAATTGAGAATGGTGGACCGCTGAGATGACAGGCCAGACAACTTACATTTACCGTGCCTCCCAGATAATCGGCGCCATGACAGACTTTGCAGGAATCAACTTCTGAAGCTGCGGAAACTCCATGCATCACCGCCCAGTCGATTGAATGGTTGCGGTCGGTAACCAGAGGGTTGCCGGAGCTGTCATCGCCGGGCGTAGAAGTACACCCTCCGGCAACAACCAGAACCATGAGCCACAGTACCCGCAACGTCATCATTTGAATTCCTCTAATACCCAACTTTCACTCCCTGCTATCCGTGGCAGCGAACACAAGTCTTGGCCCGCCGCGGATTCCCGTGGCACCGGTAACAGGAGCCCGGGTCCAGACGGCCTTCGATCCGATGCCGGGAAAGATAATCGCCCCGATGCGGCATCCGCCGGTAATTGCCGGTCCGGTCTCTCTCTGACGGCTTCAACTCAATCTCAATCCCGTGACAATCATTACACATCTTCTGCTTGTGGCACATATTGCAGACCTGCGGGTCGCGCCGCGCTTCCAGGCGATGGTTGTCGCCGAAATAGACCGTATGATTGTATATTCTCGGGACCACTCCCTTCACCGGCTCCTCGTCATGGCAGTCGGTACACATGGGTTTCCGCTGCCCGAGATCGACGTAAGCCGGATGGATCAGGGTCTTCGCGCCGGCCTGGGCGACCGGCCAGCACCCTCCCGCCAGCAGGGCCAGAACCAGAAATCTCGTCGACCAAATGTTATTCATCTTCATTGATGACCGCATATCTGTATGTGACGACCAGAGTCGACCGGTAGTCTTCCTTATAATACGGGTCCGACGCGTAATCGCCGGCCAGCTTCACTTCCAGGGCGCCATCAAGAAACTTCTTCCCGCCGCCGACCGAGAGAAAAAGCGAGTCTCCCTTGTTGTTGATCTGTCTGCCGTAATCCGCATAGATGAGGTCCCCGGTCACAAAACCGATCGGCAGTGAAAAGGGGATTTCATCCCAGTAGCAGAAAAGCCGGGCCAGCAGATACTCATCACGGGGATCGTCTCCGTCCATGACTCCCGCCTCGATTCCGACCATGCTCATTTCCTCACTGTGCCAGGTGGCAAGAGCGCTTACATAATAGGCATCATCGGTCCGCACGCTGAAGCTGTGATATTTGCTTTTCGCACCGAACTCCCACCCCTCCATTCCCATCCAGGAAAGATCAAACCCGGCTGTGGCGAGCTTCTCCCCGGTCCCGGCAAGATAGCGGAAGGGATTCGCACTGTTGGTATTGCTGTTGAAGAGGTCCGCATACTGAAGCTGCTGAAAATAGGGACGAACGACGACCTCATCCAGAGAGAATCGCGCTTCATAAAGATGTTCGCGCCAGTCATCGGTTACCAGGCTGCGGGTCGACATGCCCGACAGATCGACATCCTTCGGCAGGACCAGAAACAGATCAAGTCCGACAACTTCATCATCCCGGGTGCTGTTGCTCTCAATCATTCGGTAGGAAACGGCCAGACGGTGCTTCCCCGGAAAACTGTATGAAAGTTTCCCGCCATAGGCGAGATCGCCGCCGACGCCGTTTTCTTCAGTGAGGGAGACCGGCAGACCGCCAAACACCATAAGCCCCAGGTTCGGAACAATCTCCCCGCCCAGACTCACCCCATCGACAACCTCGTTGGTCGGGCCACCAAAGATATTCTGCCGCCCCAGCCTGGTATTGAAATCGCGATGATCGCTGGTGTATTCGAAATATCCATACAGAAGTTCACCGCTTTCATTGTCGGTGAAAAAGGCCCGATCACCGAGATCACTCCGCCCCCAGCCGTAGGCATGGAAGGACAGGCCCGGTTTGGTCAGGGAGCCGCTTTCAACCTGCAGGAATTCATACAGCGGCATAACGGCGATGTTCGTCTTAGCGGAAGTGTCTCGCTCGTAGGAACGAAGAAGGGAATCTGAAACAATATTGATTTCCGCAGCCCTGGACCACGAAGGGATGAGCAGAGATAAAGACAATACTGCGCAGGCAAGATGGGGGCGGACAATGCGGTTCATGGGAACAGTGTATCACACCCTTCCCCACCCGGGTCAAAGTGTTTTTTTGACTGGGCGTGCCGCAGGAGAAACTTGCGGGAGTCACCACTTCAGAAGAATGTGGCTGCTATCTTTTTTTCTCCAGGGCAAGTTCCAGCAACCGGTCGAGAAACGCCGGAAATGACAGACCATGGGCCCGGGCCGCCTGCGGCAGAAGACTCGTCGGGGTCATCCCGGGGATGGTGTTGGTTTCAAGAACGTAGATCCCGCTGTCGTTCACGATCATGTCCGTCCGGCTGTAGACCTCGAGCATCAGCGCCCGGTGGGCGGCAAGAGCAAATTCCTGAGCCCGGACCGTGGTCAGATCATCAAACTCCGCCGGGCAGATCTCCCGGCTCGCTCCAGGCTGATATTTTGCCTCATAGTCAAAGAACCGGTACTGATCGCCGGGAATGATCTCGACCAGGGGCAGGGCGATCGGTTCGTCGTTGCCGATCACCCCGCCGGTAATCTCCCGGCCGGCGATAAATTTTTCGATCATCACCCGCCGGTCAAAGGCAAATGCCTTGTCAAGGGCCGGACCAAGTTCATCTCCGTTATCGACAATACTCATCCCGACACTCGACCCCTGACTCAGAGGCTTGATGACCAGCGGCAGGCCAAGATGCGCCAGGATCTCTTTTCCGGACCAGTCGCCACCTTTTTCCACCGTATGCCAGTCGGGCACCGTGAGTCCGGCCTGCCGGTACATCAGCTTGGCCACATGCTTGTCCATGGCCATTGCGCTGCCAAGCACCCCGGCTCCCTGGTAAGGAATATCAAGCATGTCAAGAAAGCCCTGCATGGTGCCGTCTTCACCAAACGGACCGTGGAGAAGAATAAATGCGACATCGATTTCCGCTGCTTCGGCGGCAAGCCTGCCCAGATCTGTGGCCGGATCGTAACGCCTGATCTCATACCTTTTTTTATCAAGGGCTTTGTAAACCTCTTCGCCCCCTTTGAGAGAGACCTCTCTTTCACTCGAACGACCTCCGGCAAGCAGTGCAACAGTAAGTTTGGCAGCCATTATCTTTATCCTGTTCTGAATTGATCTTTTATGGTTGTCGGTCTCATAAAAATCCACGAGCCGGACGGACAGTTCATCTAACTCATTGAATTATTGTTGGCCAATCTGGACACATACGACTTTTTTCGAATTCATCAATGCTTCCGAATTTCCGGCCCGCCCAGTTTAAAGAGTTTCTCCACTTCCGGCAAGACTGCAGCAAATAATAATTGGCTCCTTTCCCGAGCTGTGTTTAAATCCGGCGATGAATTCGAAAACCCTCAAAGAGCTTGCCGCCATTGTCGGTTCCGACAATCTGACCACCACCCATGAAGACCTGCTCTGCTACGCTTACGACGGCAGCGGCCGGGAATTTCTTCCGGAAGCGGTCGTTTTCCCGGGATCTACCGACGAGGTCAGCAGGATCATGGCGCTCGCCTCCGCCCGCAATTTCCCGGTTGTCCCGAGAGGGGCCGGCACCGGGATGACCGGCGGCTCGCTTGCCGTCAACGGCGGACTGGTTATGGCCATGAGCCGTCTGAACCGGATTATCGAAATCGACACCGCCAATCAGGTGGCGGTTGTTGAGCCGGGGGTGATCACCGGCCGGTTCCAGCAAGAGGTCGGCCGGGCGGGATTGTTCTACCCACCCGATCCTGCCAGCCACGATTTCTGCACCATCGGCGGCAATGTCGGCGAGTGCGCCGGCGGGCCAAGGGCCGTGAAATATGGAGTAACCAGGGACTATGTGCTGGGCCTTGAAGCAGTCCTTCCGGACGGCCGGATCATCAACACCGGGGTCAGAACCGCGAAGGGGGTGGCCGGTTACGACCTGACCAGGCTCCTCGTGGGTTCGGAAGGGACCCTGGCAGTAATCACCAGGATCATCCTGAAACTCCTGCCCGCCCCTGCCTCCAGGAAAACCTTTCTCCTGCTCTTCGACAATCTCTCTGCCGCCACCTCGCTGGTCGCCAGAATCCTTGGCCGGATCACCCCCTGCACTCTTGAGTATATGGACCGGACCGCCCTGCAGGTCGTTGCCGACAGCCTGCCCGCTCCCCTGCCCGGAAATACCGAAGCCCTGCTGCTGGTGGAACTCGACGGAGACCTCGATCTGGTCAAGCTCCAGGCTGAAAATCTCCGGAATTTCCTGACCGGTCAACCGGGGCTCCTTGAGTCGAGACTCGCTGAAACCGCCGCCGAGTCAGCCGCGCTCTGGGCGGCCCGCCGGGCCATCTCGCCCTCGACCTTCAAACTAAAGCCCCACAAGATCGGCGAAGACATCGTCGTCCCGAGGACCCTGATCCCCGATCTTGTGGAATATACCGAGATACTGGCCGCAGATCTCGACCTGACCATCCTCACCTTCGGCCATGCGGGAGACGGCAATATCCACGTCAACATCATGCTCGACCGGAATGATCCGAAGCAGAAAGCCGCCGGCAAAACCGCCAAGGAAAAGCTTTTCAGCAGGGTCATTGAAATGGGCGGCACCATCACCGGCGAACACGGGATTGGAATCACCAAGTCATCCTTTCTCGACCGGGAAATCGATCGCAATACCCTGGCGATGATGCGGGCAATTAAAAAGACCTTTGACCCCGGCAATATTTTGAATCCGGGAAAAATCTTTCCGCCATCGGAATAACAAAAGCGCCTGAATCACCAAAACCAAACCTGACCTGCCTCCTTCCCGCCTTCGTCCTTGAATTCACGATTCTCCCCTTCCCTGACTTTTCTCCTGGGCAGACTGTTATTTCTGCTCCTGAAACCTGAAAAGAAACTGTTTTTGGTTGACAACTGCTTTTCTTTCCTTGTATAAAGACCGCTTTTCCCGGCAACAAAATGGATGGCGGAAACCGTCCTTTGATGAAATATACCAGATGAGCAGGAGACAAGATGATCACAGTTGAAGTCAGAGGCGATGTTGAGCAGGCCATTCGCTTCCTCAAGAAAAAACTGCAGCTTGACGGCATCAAGAAAGAACTGAAACGTCGTGAATATTACGAGAAGCCAAGCGCCAAACGTCGCCGCAAAGAGGCCGAGGCCAAGCGCAAGCTTCGCAAACTCATGCACCGCATGCACCGCGACTAGTCGTATTTTCGATCTTTTTTTCTCACATCGATACTGACAGCCGTTTCAAACCGCTTACACCTTCTGCTTCATCTCCAAGGGTCTTAACCGGCTCCATCGAATCAAGGTGGGGCCGGGCGGAGTGTTCTTCATGAAGAAACATTCAGCTTCCGGCTCGCTCTCCCATCAAAATCCGACATCACCACAGAAACGATCCACAGGCCCCGGAGCCGGTCACCACTTCCTTCCGGAAATGGATCTTTTCCTGCATTATCTGACTGCAGAACGCAGGCTCGCGGCAAACACTCTGGAATCGTATCAATCCGACCTCGCAGCATTCTTTTCCCACCTTGCCGGCAAAAGAATCCGCTCCCTGCAGTCGATCAGAACTGCCGACATCCGCTCCTTTCTTGATTCCTGTCATACACAGGGCATCTCTTCCCGCAGCAATGCCAGGCGCATTTCAACCTTGCGAAGTTTTTTCAGGTTTCTGGTCAGTGAAAACATGATCCAGCAGGATCCAACCGGCGCCATCGATCTGCCGAAACCGGGGAGGCCCCTACCCAAAGTCCTGACTGTTCCCGAAGTCACCCTTCTCTTAAACGGGCAGAACCTTTCCGACCCGCTTTCTCTCCGGAACCAGGCAATGCTCCATCTTCTCTACGCTTCGGGGTTAAGGGTTTCCGAACTGGTCAACCTGCCTCTGGCGGCGTTAAATCTTACCGGCGGTACCGTGCGAATTTTTGGCAAGGGCTCCAAAGAACGACTGGTTCCTTTCGGCGAAGAAGCGGCTGGCAGGATCAAAACCTATCTCCGGGATGGCCGACCACTCCTGTTGAAGAAAAAACGCAGCCCCGCCCTGTTCCTTACCAACCGGGGCGGAGCCATGACCAGGCTCCGTTTCTGGCAGATCGTACAACAAACGGTCTTTCAGACAGGGATCAACAAGAAGGTCAGCCCCCACACCCTGCGCCATTCATTTGCCACCCATCTCCTCGAACACGGCGCCGATCTCCGCTCAGTCCAGATGATGCTCGGCCACTCCGACATCGCGACAACCCAGATCTACACCCACGTCGACAGCCGGCGCCTGAAATCCACCCATCAGAAATTTCATCCTCGGGGATGAGATGCTCCTGTATCCTGTCTCTTCAGGATGATTTATCCCCTTTGCCAGTTGGCACAAGGCATAAAATCAGCCCATTGAGCTTATTACCATGTATTGCAAACATCCTTCTTGCTGTTATCAAAAAGATGGATTACCTTGCCGACTTCTTGAATCCGGAGAAGATTGGTGGAAGTAGTCACAATCTGTTCACCGAACATGCACTCGTGTAACAGGGAATACACTGGATGAATACAGCACATATCATATTGGAGAAAATACTGCCTGATAGTTTCAAGAGCCACCTGGATCTAAGGTTTCCCGCTTGGCATGCTGCCATCGACAAGAGTGAAATCCAGATCAAGATATGGCTTGAGAAGCTGCTCTCGGAATTGGTAAAGAACGCCTTGCTGGCGGTAGTGGTTTCCGGAGCATATATTGCCGGACTGTATTTTCTCCGGGGCAGCTGGCATCTCTTTGCAAACACCTTGATGGGAAGTCAATATATAAACTCCGTTGATGTGGCTAGAGCATCAGAAATCTCCCGGGTATTATCCTTGGAATTCAAAAAGTTGTCATTCACTATCATATTGCTGGCAATAACAACTTCTGGAGTCGCTGGAATCATCAGTCAGTTGACAATGCTGAGAAGGTTTTTTTATGTCGGACGCTCACCATTGGTTAAACTGTTCTGGATGGGCCTTGCAAGTGGAATGGTCGCCCATCGACTTACCGATCATTATCATCTGGAATTGCATCTTTCTTTCAGTTTATGCTTATTGCCAACCGCCGTTCTGTTCAGTTCGATTCTAGCCTCAGTCGGAAAATTGCTGCCTGAGTTGAATGTGGCGTCGTTCATGCAGAATTATCGGGAGAGGAAAGAAATTCAGGCCCTAAAAGATGACCTTGCCCGACTACAAAACGAGGGACCTGAAAAATAGCAAGTTCGTTTTATCATAAAATGATCCTTGTATAGTTTGCTGAACAGACAAGGATCGCATGGCCGGATCAATCCTCCGGGACACAAATTTATGTTTTATACTCCTCACCGCCGAATCGTATTTTTTAATCAGCCATAACCTTCAGTCCTGCCTAGGGAAAAAAATTCCACCCCAAATCCAAAAATACTGCCGGCTCGAAGCAGAGCAGATGACTCCCGAAAGGAATTCCGGTAAGATGGCCCCATGGATGTCATAACCACTCACCAGAATGCGGATTTTGACGCGCTGGCCTCAATGATTGCCGCGAGCAAACTCTACCCCGAGGCAATTCTCGCTTTTTCCGGTTCCCAGGAAAAGAACCTGCGCGATTATCTGTCAAAATCCGTACATGCCTACAAATTCCAGCGCCAGAAAAATCTGGACATCTCGAGGATTACCAGGCTCATTGTCGTGGACACCAGGCAGCCGGGCCGGATCGGAAATTTTGCCGACTGTCTGAAGAATCCGAAAGTCATCCTCCATCTTTATGATCACCATCCCGATCTCCCCGGCGACATCAGAGGCGATCTTGAAGAGATCCGGCCGGTGGGCTCGACCGCCACCGTTTTCACCCAGATCTTCCGTGAACGGGCAATCCCGATCAACCACGATGAAGCGACCATTCTGGCGATGGCCATCCACGAGGACACCGGCTCTTTCACCTTTGCCACCACCACCCCGGCGGATCTGGAGGCAATGGCCTGGCTGCTCACCCTGGGCGCCGATCTTGGCACGGTTGCCCAGTTCATCACCCATGAACTGACCACCAGCCAGATCGAATTGCTGCATGAGCTGATGAAATCGGCGACAACCTACACCATCCAGGGACTCGATATAACCGTCTCCAAGATCCAACTGCCTGAATATGTTGACGAATTCGCCCTGATCGTCCGTCGTTTCATGGCTATGGAGAACCTCGACTCCCTCTTTTCCCTCGCCAGCATGGGGGAAAGGCTCTATCTGATCGCCAGAAGCCGTATTCCAGAAGTGAATGCCGGAGAGATCGCCCTCGACTTCGGGGGCGGCGGCCATGCCTCCGCCGCCTCGGCTACCGTCAGGGAGATGACCCTGATCGAGGCAGAAGAAAAGCTTGTTCAACTCCTCCACAAACATGTGCGCCCGGCCAGTATCGCCCGGGAAATCATGTCCTCGCCGGTGATCTCGGTGACCCCCGACGTGTCGATCAAGACCGCCAACCAGATCATCGACCGCTACAACATCACCGTCCTGCCGGTGCTGGTAAAACGGAAAAAGATGGTCGGCATGATTTCCCGGCGGGTCGCCGGCAAAGCCATCTACCATGGACTGGGCGATCAGCCGGTCAGTGAATACATGACCACCGATTTTGCCGCCCTCACTGCCGATGCAACTTTGTCCGAGATTCAGGAACTGATCATCGAACACCGGCAGCGCTTCATCCCGATCATCGAAAAAGATGTCATTCTCGGGGTGATCACCAGGACCGACCTGCTGAATCTCCTGGTCAACGACCCGGCCCATCTGCCGAAAAACCTTCTTGATGCCCAGGAACAGCCTTCCAGTGAACGGCAGCGGAACCTGAACAACCTGATGGTTGAAAACCTGTCCCGAGAGATCATCATTCTGCTCAGAACCATCGGCGAAACCGCCGCTGAGAATGGCTACACGGCCTATGCGGTCGGGGGGTTCGTCAGGGACCTGCTCCTCCGGAACCGGAACCTTGACCTGGACGTCGTCATTGAAGGCGACGGCATTGATTTCGCCGGGAAACTGGCAAAAAAATTGAAGGGCGAAATCCGCACCCATGAAAAATTTAACACTGCGGTCGTCATCCTGCCGGACGGCTTCAAGGTCGATATTGCCACCGCCCGACTGGAATATTACGAATATCCGGCAGCCTTGCCGACCATAGAACTTTCGTCGATAAAACTTGATCTGTATCGCCGTGATTTCACGATCAACGCCCTGGCGATCCACCTGGCACCCAACACCTTCGGCGTTCTGGTGGATTTCTTTAACTGCCAGAATGATATCAAGGACCGCAAAATCCGGATCCTGCACAACTTAAGTTTTGTCGAAGACCCGACCCGGATCTTTCGGGCTATCCGTTTTGAACAGCGGTTGGGCTTCACGGTCGCCAAACACACCGAGAGACTGATAAAAGGCGCGGTGAAGATGGAACTGTTCAACACCTTCTTCCGGTCTGGAAGGCCCAGGAAAACCGACAGGGACCATCGGGAAAAGAGTCGGCTCGGTTTCAGAATCTTCACCGAACTCAAACAGATTCTTTCGGAAAAAGACCCCCTGCCGGCGATCAGGAGACTGGTTTATTTCGACCTCCTCCGGTTTCTGCATCCATCATTGAAGCACGATCCGCCCCTGGCAAAAATCCTCGACGAAACCCAACAGGCCGTGGCCTGGCACCGGCTTCTTTATCACGGGGGAAAGTACCGGCAATGGATAGTTTTTCTCCTGGCCCTGACCGGACGTCTGACCGTCAGGCAATTGCAGGGATTATGTCAAAGGCTTGAGATCCCGGAACGGTATGCCCATCTCATCCTGAAGGAGAAGAGCCATGTCGTCAGCCTGCTCCGGACGATGAAAAGACATCCATCACTTGAAGCCAGTGAAACCTACCAGCTTTTAAAACCCC
This window contains:
- a CDS encoding cytochrome C, which gives rise to MNNIWSTRFLVLALLAGGCWPVAQAGAKTLIHPAYVDLGQRKPMCTDCHDEEPVKGVVPRIYNHTVYFGDNHRLEARRDPQVCNMCHKQKMCNDCHGIEIELKPSERDRTGNYRRMPHRGDYLSRHRIEGRLDPGSCYRCHGNPRRAKTCVRCHG
- the xerD gene encoding site-specific tyrosine recombinase XerD, which gives rise to MDLFLHYLTAERRLAANTLESYQSDLAAFFSHLAGKRIRSLQSIRTADIRSFLDSCHTQGISSRSNARRISTLRSFFRFLVSENMIQQDPTGAIDLPKPGRPLPKVLTVPEVTLLLNGQNLSDPLSLRNQAMLHLLYASGLRVSELVNLPLAALNLTGGTVRIFGKGSKERLVPFGEEAAGRIKTYLRDGRPLLLKKKRSPALFLTNRGGAMTRLRFWQIVQQTVFQTGINKKVSPHTLRHSFATHLLEHGADLRSVQMMLGHSDIATTQIYTHVDSRRLKSTHQKFHPRG
- a CDS encoding D-alanine--D-alanine ligase, with amino-acid sequence MAAKLTVALLAGGRSSEREVSLKGGEEVYKALDKKRYEIRRYDPATDLGRLAAEAAEIDVAFILLHGPFGEDGTMQGFLDMLDIPYQGAGVLGSAMAMDKHVAKLMYRQAGLTVPDWHTVEKGGDWSGKEILAHLGLPLVIKPLSQGSSVGMSIVDNGDELGPALDKAFAFDRRVMIEKFIAGREITGGVIGNDEPIALPLVEIIPGDQYRFFDYEAKYQPGASREICPAEFDDLTTVRAQEFALAAHRALMLEVYSRTDMIVNDSGIYVLETNTIPGMTPTSLLPQAARAHGLSFPAFLDRLLELALEKKR
- a CDS encoding CBS domain-containing protein, with product MDVITTHQNADFDALASMIAASKLYPEAILAFSGSQEKNLRDYLSKSVHAYKFQRQKNLDISRITRLIVVDTRQPGRIGNFADCLKNPKVILHLYDHHPDLPGDIRGDLEEIRPVGSTATVFTQIFRERAIPINHDEATILAMAIHEDTGSFTFATTTPADLEAMAWLLTLGADLGTVAQFITHELTTSQIELLHELMKSATTYTIQGLDITVSKIQLPEYVDEFALIVRRFMAMENLDSLFSLASMGERLYLIARSRIPEVNAGEIALDFGGGGHASAASATVREMTLIEAEEKLVQLLHKHVRPASIAREIMSSPVISVTPDVSIKTANQIIDRYNITVLPVLVKRKKMVGMISRRVAGKAIYHGLGDQPVSEYMTTDFAALTADATLSEIQELIIEHRQRFIPIIEKDVILGVITRTDLLNLLVNDPAHLPKNLLDAQEQPSSERQRNLNNLMVENLSREIIILLRTIGETAAENGYTAYAVGGFVRDLLLRNRNLDLDVVIEGDGIDFAGKLAKKLKGEIRTHEKFNTAVVILPDGFKVDIATARLEYYEYPAALPTIELSSIKLDLYRRDFTINALAIHLAPNTFGVLVDFFNCQNDIKDRKIRILHNLSFVEDPTRIFRAIRFEQRLGFTVAKHTERLIKGAVKMELFNTFFRSGRPRKTDRDHREKSRLGFRIFTELKQILSEKDPLPAIRRLVYFDLLRFLHPSLKHDPPLAKILDETQQAVAWHRLLYHGGKYRQWIVFLLALTGRLTVRQLQGLCQRLEIPERYAHLILKEKSHVVSLLRTMKRHPSLEASETYQLLKPLAAEGLLFLMGMTHNHHAKKAISHYITHLQQVKTHLTGNDLRKIGYPEGPIYKRILERLLKAKLDSEVDSRDDELLFIKKHFPVGRYQREK
- the rpsU gene encoding 30S ribosomal protein S21 → MITVEVRGDVEQAIRFLKKKLQLDGIKKELKRREYYEKPSAKRRRKEAEAKRKLRKLMHRMHRD
- a CDS encoding FAD-binding protein, which translates into the protein MNSKTLKELAAIVGSDNLTTTHEDLLCYAYDGSGREFLPEAVVFPGSTDEVSRIMALASARNFPVVPRGAGTGMTGGSLAVNGGLVMAMSRLNRIIEIDTANQVAVVEPGVITGRFQQEVGRAGLFYPPDPASHDFCTIGGNVGECAGGPRAVKYGVTRDYVLGLEAVLPDGRIINTGVRTAKGVAGYDLTRLLVGSEGTLAVITRIILKLLPAPASRKTFLLLFDNLSAATSLVARILGRITPCTLEYMDRTALQVVADSLPAPLPGNTEALLLVELDGDLDLVKLQAENLRNFLTGQPGLLESRLAETAAESAALWAARRAISPSTFKLKPHKIGEDIVVPRTLIPDLVEYTEILAADLDLTILTFGHAGDGNIHVNIMLDRNDPKQKAAGKTAKEKLFSRVIEMGGTITGEHGIGITKSSFLDREIDRNTLAMMRAIKKTFDPGNILNPGKIFPPSE